The following are from one region of the Primulina eburnea isolate SZY01 chromosome 17, ASM2296580v1, whole genome shotgun sequence genome:
- the LOC140818202 gene encoding adenylyl-sulfate kinase 3-like isoform X4: MSSVGHSTNIFWHECPIGKVDREKLLNQQGCVVWITGLSGSGKSTLACSLGRQLHSRGKLSYVLDGDNLRHGLNKNLGFSPEHRMENIRRVGEVAKLFADGGLICIASLISPYRKDREACRALLPKENFIEVFLNMPLELCEGRDPKGLYKLARAGKIKVSGFTGVDDPYEPPLNCEIELQQKDGICPTPNEMAGEVVSYLEDKGYLIADSPVITNPLT, translated from the exons atgtcTTCTGTGGGCCACTCAACTAACATCTTTTGGCACGAATGTCCCATCGGGAAGGTAGATAGGGAAAAGCTGCTTAATCAACAGGGATGTGTCGTATGGATCACTGGTCTCAGTGGATCAG GAAAAAGCACACTTGCATGTTCACTCGGCAGACAGTTGCATTCCCGTGGTAAACTTTCCTATGTTCTCGATGGGGACAACCTTAGGCATGGTCTAAACAAGAACTTGGGTTTCTCACCAGAACATCGAATGGAAAATATACGCAGGGTTG GTGAAGTAGCAAAGCTTTTTGCTGATGGTGGGTTAATTTGCATTGCTAGTCTTATATCTCCTTATCGTAAAGACAGAGAAGCTTGCCGTGCCCTCTTaccaaaagaaaattttatcgAG GTCTTTTTGAACATGCCTCTTGAGTTATGTGAAGGCCGAGATCCAAAAGGTCTTTACAAGCTTGCGCGGGCTGGGAAGATCAAAG TTTCAGGTTTTACCGGAGTGGATGATCCGTATGAACCTCCTTTGAACTGTGAG ATTGAATTACAACAGAAGGATGGAATCTGCCCCACACCTAATGAGATGGCTGGTGAAGTGGTATCTTACCTAGAAGATAAAGGATATCTCATAGCTGACTCCCCTGTGATCACCAACCCACTCACTTAA
- the LOC140818202 gene encoding adenylyl-sulfate kinase 3-like isoform X2, with protein sequence MYICMYLSLLVKKYKKYPKLLTFLNEIINIYSFDEPSGNIESNFWLPPPPFLHFLHCPNHVYIQSVPPDPGITARSCLFSDPLLPSLTGKEEYFILMSSVGHSTNIFWHECPIGKVDREKLLNQQGCVVWITGLSGSGKSTLACSLGRQLHSRGKLSYVLDGDNLRHGLNKNLGFSPEHRMENIRRVGEVAKLFADGGLICIASLISPYRKDREACRALLPKENFIEVFLNMPLELCEGRDPKGLYKLARAGKIKGFTGVDDPYEPPLNCEIELQQKDGICPTPNEMAGEVVSYLEDKGYLIADSPVITNPLT encoded by the exons atgtatatatgtatgtatctatctcttttggtaaaaaaatacaaaaaatatcCTAAACTCTTAACATTTTTGAAtgaaattattaatatttattcATTCGACGAACCAAGCGGGAATATAGAGAGTAACTTTTGGTTACCTCCGCCACCTTTCCTCCATTTTCTCCATTGCCCAAATCACGTCTACATTCAATCAGTCCCACCAGATCCCGGAATCACTGCGAGGAGTTGCCTCTTTTCCGATCCCCTTCTTCCCTCGCTTACAG GAAAAGAagagtattttattttaatgtcTTCTGTGGGCCACTCAACTAACATCTTTTGGCACGAATGTCCCATCGGGAAGGTAGATAGGGAAAAGCTGCTTAATCAACAGGGATGTGTCGTATGGATCACTGGTCTCAGTGGATCAG GAAAAAGCACACTTGCATGTTCACTCGGCAGACAGTTGCATTCCCGTGGTAAACTTTCCTATGTTCTCGATGGGGACAACCTTAGGCATGGTCTAAACAAGAACTTGGGTTTCTCACCAGAACATCGAATGGAAAATATACGCAGGGTTG GTGAAGTAGCAAAGCTTTTTGCTGATGGTGGGTTAATTTGCATTGCTAGTCTTATATCTCCTTATCGTAAAGACAGAGAAGCTTGCCGTGCCCTCTTaccaaaagaaaattttatcgAG GTCTTTTTGAACATGCCTCTTGAGTTATGTGAAGGCCGAGATCCAAAAGGTCTTTACAAGCTTGCGCGGGCTGGGAAGATCAAAG GTTTTACCGGAGTGGATGATCCGTATGAACCTCCTTTGAACTGTGAG ATTGAATTACAACAGAAGGATGGAATCTGCCCCACACCTAATGAGATGGCTGGTGAAGTGGTATCTTACCTAGAAGATAAAGGATATCTCATAGCTGACTCCCCTGTGATCACCAACCCACTCACTTAA
- the LOC140818203 gene encoding uncharacterized protein isoform X1 codes for MQAYGYFVLNRTTSQSRSRPQFTAYAAASGRRNHYAVLGVSPNASTSDIKKAYRLLALKYHPDVNKEVGANEAFKSIRLAYDILVKETTRNEYDQALKHQETGRRPLGDEWGSNLAYEGGIKFYKWAYDRRKMRNEKYWEQQYNKEQQYYNNPNKFSEKENLNEERDSFVEVLRSAFLSLFLMQTVGVRLSLTFSSLVALIDHKLDGGYKFGYLFAWILGGRGGILLTMFLSFASWVCGKTSSSVVALVVVAMWFGATLARYIPLPQGALLTLLYMSIKLQVDLN; via the exons ATGCAGGCCTACGGTTACTTTGTGTTGAACCGCACCACCTCCCAGAGCCGGAGCCGACCTCAATTCACGGCGTACGCCGCCGCCAGCGGCCGGAGGAATCACTATGCCGTGCTGGGGGTCTCGCCTAACGCTTCGACCTCCGATATCAAGAAGGCCTACCGTCTCCTCGCTCTCAAG TATCACCCTGATGTTAACAAGGAAGTAGGAGCAAACGAGGCTTTCAAGAGTATCCGCCTTGCATATGAT ATTCTGGTTAAGGAAACAACAAGAAATGAGTATGATCAAGCCCTGAAACATCAAGAAACTGGCAGAAGGCCTTTGGGTGATGAATGGGGCTCTAATCTGGCTTATGAAGGTGGAATAAAGTTTTATAAATGGGCTTATGATAGGCGTAAAATGCGAAATGAAAAGTATTGGGAGCAGCAGTATAATAAAGAACAGCAATATTATAACAACCCTAACAAGTTTTCTGAGAAAGAAAACCTAAATGAGGAAAGAGACTCTTTCGTCGAGGTGCTAAGATCAGCTTTCCTCTCTCTGTTTCTGATGCAGACTGTGGGAGTCCGATTATCTCTCACGTTTAGCAGCCTAGTGGCTTTGATTGACCACAAATTGGATGGAGGATATAAGTTTGGTTATTTATTCGCGTGGATATTAGGAGGGAGAGGTGGTATTTTGCTTACCATGTTCCTGTCATTCGCAAGTTGGGTTTGTGGCAAAACAAGTAGCAGCGTTGTTGCTCTGGTGGTAGTTGCCATGTGGTTTGGCGCAACTCTTGCAAGGTATATTCCACTTCCCCAAGGTGCTCTCCTTACTCTTTTGTATATGTCAATAAAGCTACAAGTTGATCTAAATTAA
- the LOC140818076 gene encoding uncharacterized protein, with the protein MDIEEWELLPDEGFLGIHDDGGKKINPKGNTVFHMNYFICPSNVVDSVPQHHPKNQLPPLSVHLLEPRIPKKPPDQESAVPQVEINKKITPPPTSTSNPVSQVCFKKMKETEFVEIKVDSPWSVNASSRGFIPQIEGGAVFQFEEKEGQNAVPRDISDMEIKEDDTKDSKKGDGGGSNIWKWSLTGIGAICSLGVTVCCIIVFRSSCRMSNKNPQQNQKASITNSRNDKSSKQGVNHASRLSEAVCAMRGVPIAKARITCGGHYDHAAI; encoded by the exons ATGGATATTGAAGAGTGGGAGCTCCTCCCCGATGAGGGATTTCTTGGAATACATGATGATGGAGGGAAGAAGATTAATCCCAAGGGAAACACTGTTTTCCACATGAACTACTTCATATGTCCTTCGAATGTCGTTGATTCTGTTCCCCAGCACCATCCCAAAAATCAGCTCCCACCTCTCTCTGTTCATCTTCTGGAACCAAGAATCCCGAAGAAGCCACCAGATCAAGAATCTGCTGTACCACAGGTGGAGATCAATAAGAAGATCACGCCTCCACCAACATCAACATCAAACCCTGTTTCACAAGTTTGCTTCAAGAAAATGAAGGAGACTGAATTTGTCGAGATCAAAGTGGACTCACCATGGTCCGTTAATGCTAGCAGTAGGGGATTCATTCCCCAGATCGAAGGCGGTGCGGTTTTTCAATTCGAAGAAAAGGAGGGCCAGAACGCCGTTCCTCGTGATATTTCAGATATGGAGATCAAGGAAGACGATACCAAAGATTCAAAGAAAGGCGATGGAGGTGGATCGAATATATGGAAATGGAGCTTAACTGGGATCGGTGCTATTTGCTCCCTCGGAGTCACTGTTTGCTGCATCATCGTTTTCCGCAGCAGCTGCAGGATGAGTAACAAAAATCCTCAGCAGAATCAAAAAGCTTCAATCACAAATTCGCGCAATGACAAG AGCAGCAAACAAGGGGTAAACCATGCAAGTAGGCTCAGTGAAGCAGTTTGTGCGATGAGAGGAGTTCCAATAGCTAAAGCACGCATCACTTGCGGGGGTCACTACGATCATGCAGCTATCTGA
- the LOC140818202 gene encoding adenylyl-sulfate kinase 3-like isoform X1 — protein sequence MYICMYLSLLVKKYKKYPKLLTFLNEIINIYSFDEPSGNIESNFWLPPPPFLHFLHCPNHVYIQSVPPDPGITARSCLFSDPLLPSLTGKEEYFILMSSVGHSTNIFWHECPIGKVDREKLLNQQGCVVWITGLSGSGKSTLACSLGRQLHSRGKLSYVLDGDNLRHGLNKNLGFSPEHRMENIRRVGEVAKLFADGGLICIASLISPYRKDREACRALLPKENFIEVFLNMPLELCEGRDPKGLYKLARAGKIKVSGFTGVDDPYEPPLNCEIELQQKDGICPTPNEMAGEVVSYLEDKGYLIADSPVITNPLT from the exons atgtatatatgtatgtatctatctcttttggtaaaaaaatacaaaaaatatcCTAAACTCTTAACATTTTTGAAtgaaattattaatatttattcATTCGACGAACCAAGCGGGAATATAGAGAGTAACTTTTGGTTACCTCCGCCACCTTTCCTCCATTTTCTCCATTGCCCAAATCACGTCTACATTCAATCAGTCCCACCAGATCCCGGAATCACTGCGAGGAGTTGCCTCTTTTCCGATCCCCTTCTTCCCTCGCTTACAG GAAAAGAagagtattttattttaatgtcTTCTGTGGGCCACTCAACTAACATCTTTTGGCACGAATGTCCCATCGGGAAGGTAGATAGGGAAAAGCTGCTTAATCAACAGGGATGTGTCGTATGGATCACTGGTCTCAGTGGATCAG GAAAAAGCACACTTGCATGTTCACTCGGCAGACAGTTGCATTCCCGTGGTAAACTTTCCTATGTTCTCGATGGGGACAACCTTAGGCATGGTCTAAACAAGAACTTGGGTTTCTCACCAGAACATCGAATGGAAAATATACGCAGGGTTG GTGAAGTAGCAAAGCTTTTTGCTGATGGTGGGTTAATTTGCATTGCTAGTCTTATATCTCCTTATCGTAAAGACAGAGAAGCTTGCCGTGCCCTCTTaccaaaagaaaattttatcgAG GTCTTTTTGAACATGCCTCTTGAGTTATGTGAAGGCCGAGATCCAAAAGGTCTTTACAAGCTTGCGCGGGCTGGGAAGATCAAAG TTTCAGGTTTTACCGGAGTGGATGATCCGTATGAACCTCCTTTGAACTGTGAG ATTGAATTACAACAGAAGGATGGAATCTGCCCCACACCTAATGAGATGGCTGGTGAAGTGGTATCTTACCTAGAAGATAAAGGATATCTCATAGCTGACTCCCCTGTGATCACCAACCCACTCACTTAA
- the LOC140818203 gene encoding uncharacterized protein isoform X2: protein MQAYGYFVLNRTTSQSRSRPQFTAYAAASGRRNHYAVLGVSPNASTSDIKKAYRLLALKYHPDVNKEVGANEAFKSIRLAYDSLALLNVVLSNLPHYCGLDSG from the exons ATGCAGGCCTACGGTTACTTTGTGTTGAACCGCACCACCTCCCAGAGCCGGAGCCGACCTCAATTCACGGCGTACGCCGCCGCCAGCGGCCGGAGGAATCACTATGCCGTGCTGGGGGTCTCGCCTAACGCTTCGACCTCCGATATCAAGAAGGCCTACCGTCTCCTCGCTCTCAAG TATCACCCTGATGTTAACAAGGAAGTAGGAGCAAACGAGGCTTTCAAGAGTATCCGCCTTGCATATGAT TCTCTTGCATTATTGAATGTTGTACTGTCGAACCTCCCACATTACTGTGGACTTG ATTCTGGTTAA
- the LOC140818585 gene encoding ethylene-responsive transcription factor ERN1-like, translated as MEIQFEQKESKNGNKMLKNGKNKSRNKFVGVRQRASGRWVAEIKDTTQKIRMWLGTFETAEEAARAYDEAACLLRGSNTRTNFVTSHLQSSQNSPLASRIRNLLNTKRKSNTINSKNQESCLTTTAAAADDCQDTSGATSTDTTTTTAATTIFECADDHSNYTMFEDVYKPDFSHFELPWTEIICGGGGFATMFDDNICLSEFERMKVERQISASLYAINGVQEYMDMEMESTTDHQPTFMWDLPPICPLPC; from the coding sequence ATGGAGATTCAGTTCGAGCAGAAGGAAAGCAAGAACGGCAACAAAATGTTGAAAAATGGAAAGAACAAGAGCAGAAACAAATTCGTAGGAGTGAGGCAAAGGGCCTCGGGGAGATGGGTTGCCGAGATCAAAGACACGACGCAGAAGATTCGTATGTGGCTGGGCACTTTCGAGACGGCCGAAGAAGCTGCCCGCGCCTATGACGAGGCGGCCTGTCTCCTGCGCGGCTCCAACACCCGCACGAATTTCGTCACATCTCATCTTCAATCCTCACAAAACTCCCCGCTTGCATCCAGGATCAGGAATCTTTTGAACACCAAGAGAAAATCCAACACCATCAATTCGAAAAACCAAGAATCGTGCCTTACCactactgctgctgctgctgacgATTGTCAAGACACGAGCGGCGCTACTAGTACAGATACTACTACCACCACTGCTGCTACAACCATTTTCGAGTGTGCTGATGATCATAGTAACTATACGATGTTCGAAGATGTGTATAAGCCGGATTTCAGCCATTTTGAACTGCCCTGGACAGAGATTATATGTGGGGGCGGCGGCTTTGCGACGATGTTCGATGATAACATTTGCTTATCAGAATTCGAGCGGATGAAAGTCGAAAGACAGATATCAGCATCGCTTTACGCCATCAATGGTGTGCAAGAGTATATGGACATGGAGATGGAGTCTACCACTGATCATCAACCCACCTTTATGTGGGATCTTCCTCCTATATGTCCCCTTCCATGTTAA
- the LOC140818049 gene encoding pentatricopeptide repeat-containing protein At1g77405, with the protein MFRSPPLRRCFVTQTSTIAKQVLQAIIQNKPFNTALPNHHLIWTSESVIQVLRFIPLHLFQSFRSIGRQKPSRHRSPLKQRNLKQESVKYKKGSLILGPAAHRNPKKLNHGLEKALEFYYWVETHFRFQHNEQTCKEMALVLVKGNRLNLLWDFLKNMSRRSEKCNLVTTATMTCLIKALGEEGLANEALSAFYRMKQFHCKPDVYAYNTIIYALCQVGFFKRARFLLEQMELPGFRYPPDAFTYTVLISSYCRYAMETACRKATRRRMWEANHLFRLMLFKGFVPDVVTYNSLINGCCKTSRIGRALELFDEMSRRGCVPNRITYNSFIRYYSVVNEVEKAIEMLRIMQKRNHGVPTSSSYTPIIHALCEAGRVVEARDFLVELVEEGSIPREYTYKLVCDALESNGKMDLLEKSFRVLVESGIENRVKEAIKVKPSLSQERASYKTFTSSI; encoded by the coding sequence ATGTTTAGATCGCCGCCGCTCCGCCGCTGTTTTGTCACCCAAACTAGTACCATCGCGAAACAAGTTCTGCAAGCAATAATCCAAAACAAGCCCTTCAACACCGCTCTTCCTAACCACCACCTCATTTGGACCTCAGAAAGCGTTATTCAAGTCCTAAGGTTTATCCCATTACACCTGTTTCAATCCTTCAGATCCATCGGCCGGCAAAAGCCCTCCCGACACCGCTCCCCACTCAAACAAAGGAACCTCAAACAAGAATCCGTTAAATACAAGAAGGGTTCTCTCATTCTTGGCCCGGCAGCTCATAGAAACcccaagaaattgaatcatggACTGGAAAAGGCACTAGAGTTTTACTATTGGGTTGAAACTCATTTCAGGTTTCAACACAATGAGCAAACCTGTAAGGAGATGGCTCTTGTTCTAGTTAAAGGGAATAGATTGAATTTACTGTGGGATTTCTTGAAAAACATGTCGCGGAGGTCAGAAAAATGCAATCTTGTTACAACTGCAACCATGACTTGCTTGATCAAAGCTTTAGGGGAAGAAGGTTTAGCGAATGAGGCTTTGTCAGCATTTTATAGGATGAAGCAATTTCACTGCAAGCCTGACGTTTATGCTTATAATACCATAATTTACGCCCTTTGTCAAGTTGGTTTTTTCAAAAGAGCGAGATTCTTGCTGGAACAAATGGAGTTGCCTGGGTTTCGATATCCCCCTGATGCCTTTACATACACGGTTTTGATTAGTTCTTATTGTAGGTATGCCATGGAAACAGCATGTCGAAAAGCTACGCGTAGACGTATGTGGGAAGCGAATCATTTGTTCCGATTAATGTTGTTTAAAGGGTTTGTTCCAGATGTCGTGACTTACAATTCTCTGATCAATGGTTGTTGTAAGACTAGTAGGATTGGGAGGGCACTGGAACTGTTTGATGAAATGTCTAGAAGAGGATGTGTACCTAACAGAATTACTTATAATTCCTTCATTAGATACTACAGTGTAGTGAATGAGGTTGAAAAGGCTATTGAGATGTTGAGGATCATGCAAAAAAGGAATCATGGGGTGCCAACTTCAAGTTCATATACACCGATAATTCATGCCTTATGTGAAGCAGGGAGGGTGGTTGAGGCAAGGGATTTCTTGGTTGAGCTTGTCGAGGAAGGGTCAATTCCTAGGGAGTATACTTATAAGTTAGTGTGTGATGCTCTAGAGTCAAACGGAAAGATGGATTTGCTAGAAAAGAGCTTTCGTGTGCTTGTTGAAAGTGGTATTGAGAATCGGGTAAAAGAGGCGATCAAGGTGAAACCATCTTTGAGCCAAGAAAGAGCCTCATATAAGACCTTCACATCGAGCATATAA
- the LOC140818131 gene encoding eukaryotic translation initiation factor NCBP-like has translation MELAAADQKQADYGMPLPPPAADVNSQIAALELHPLKHKFVFWYTRRTPGVRSQTSYEDNIKKIVDFSTVEDFWICYCHLARPSTLPSPTDLHLFKDGIRPLWEDSANCNGGKWIIRFKKAVSGRFWEDLVLALIGDQLDYGDNICGAVLSIRFNEDILSVWNRNASDNQAVMGLRDSIKRHLKIPHTYVMEYKPHDASLRDHSSYRNTWLRG, from the exons ATGGAATTGGCAGCAGCAGATCAGAAACAGGCCGATTACGGCATGCCTCTACCGCCTCCGGCTGCTGACGTGAATTCGCAAATCGCAGCCCTGGAACTCCACCCTCTCAAA CACAAATTTGTGTTTTGGTATACTCGTCGGACTCCAGGAGTCAGAAGTCAAACGTCATATGAGGACAATATTAAGAAGATTGTGGACTTTAGTACA GTCGAAGATTTCTGGATCTGCTATTGTCACCTAGCTCGCCCCTCAACATTGCCTAGTCCAACTGACTTGCATCTGTTCAAGGACGGCATTCGTCCTCTATGGGAG GATTCTGCTAACTGCAATGGTGGGAAGTGGATTATTAGATTTAAAAAGGCTGTGTCTGGCCGTTTCTGGGAGGACCTG GTTCTAGCTTTGATAGGAGATCAACTTGATTACGGTGATAACATATGTGGAGCAGTCCTAAGTATTCGTTTCAATGAGGATATATTGAGTGTGTGGAACCGCAATGCATCTGATAATCAG GCGGTGATGGGGCTGAGGGATTCTATCAAGAGGCATTTGAAAATTCCTCACACCTATGTAATGGAATACAAGCCCCATGATGCTTCCTTACGAGACCACTCGTCGTACCGTAACACTTGGTTGAGAGGATAG
- the LOC140818132 gene encoding superoxide dismutase [Cu-Zn] 2 — MGTVKAVAIISGANNDVRGAVHFIQRTTACGEGTQVKGRISGLSPGLHAFHIHALGDTTNGCISTGPHFNPLKKDHGSPTDEERHAGDLGNIVVGSDGVAEISIIDKQIPLSGVHSILGRAVVVHADPDDLGRGGHELSKTTGNAGARVGCGIIGLQSSV; from the exons ATGGGCACAGTTAAAGCGGTGGCAATCATCTCCGGCGCCAACAACGACGTCAGAGGCGCCGTCCACTTCATCCAGCGCACCACCGCAT GCGGCGAAGGTACCCAGGTGAAAGGAAGAATCAGTGGGCTGAGTCCGGGTCTTCATGCTTTCCATATTCATGCTCTTGGTGACACTACAAATGGCTGCATTTCCACTG GGCCTCATTTCAACCCGTTAAAGAAGGATCATGGATCTCCAACAGACGAAGAACGTCATGCCGGTGATCTGGGGAACATAGTTGTTGGCTCAGATG GGGTTGCTGAGATTTCAATAATAGACAAGCAG ATACCTCTAAGCGGCGTGCATTCCATTTTGGGGAGGGCCGTCGTTGTGCATGCTGATCCTGATGACCTTGGAAGAG GCGGACACGAGCTCAGCAAGACAACTGGAAACGCTGGTGCAAGAGTAGGATGCG GTATCATCGGGCTTCAGTCATCTGTGTAA
- the LOC140818202 gene encoding adenylyl-sulfate kinase 3-like isoform X3, which produces MDHLIPSAAAYAMRKEEYFILMSSVGHSTNIFWHECPIGKVDREKLLNQQGCVVWITGLSGSGKSTLACSLGRQLHSRGKLSYVLDGDNLRHGLNKNLGFSPEHRMENIRRVGEVAKLFADGGLICIASLISPYRKDREACRALLPKENFIEVFLNMPLELCEGRDPKGLYKLARAGKIKVSGFTGVDDPYEPPLNCEIELQQKDGICPTPNEMAGEVVSYLEDKGYLIADSPVITNPLT; this is translated from the exons ATGGATCATTTGATTCCAAGTGCTGCAGCGTATGCCATGA GAAAAGAagagtattttattttaatgtcTTCTGTGGGCCACTCAACTAACATCTTTTGGCACGAATGTCCCATCGGGAAGGTAGATAGGGAAAAGCTGCTTAATCAACAGGGATGTGTCGTATGGATCACTGGTCTCAGTGGATCAG GAAAAAGCACACTTGCATGTTCACTCGGCAGACAGTTGCATTCCCGTGGTAAACTTTCCTATGTTCTCGATGGGGACAACCTTAGGCATGGTCTAAACAAGAACTTGGGTTTCTCACCAGAACATCGAATGGAAAATATACGCAGGGTTG GTGAAGTAGCAAAGCTTTTTGCTGATGGTGGGTTAATTTGCATTGCTAGTCTTATATCTCCTTATCGTAAAGACAGAGAAGCTTGCCGTGCCCTCTTaccaaaagaaaattttatcgAG GTCTTTTTGAACATGCCTCTTGAGTTATGTGAAGGCCGAGATCCAAAAGGTCTTTACAAGCTTGCGCGGGCTGGGAAGATCAAAG TTTCAGGTTTTACCGGAGTGGATGATCCGTATGAACCTCCTTTGAACTGTGAG ATTGAATTACAACAGAAGGATGGAATCTGCCCCACACCTAATGAGATGGCTGGTGAAGTGGTATCTTACCTAGAAGATAAAGGATATCTCATAGCTGACTCCCCTGTGATCACCAACCCACTCACTTAA